The Rhizobium sp. WSM4643 genome window below encodes:
- a CDS encoding hydroxyacid dehydrogenase: protein MTNTERPLAISAPEPRTLDLIFSDKARAELHAKYEIVEADPENVAGLGDEILGIARYIIGQPPLSAETLARMPALRSILNVESNLLNNMPYEVLFQRGIHVVTTGQVFAEPVAEIGLGFALALARGIVDADVAFRQGTELWGGEGNASARLIAGSEIGIVGFGDLGKALRRVLSGFRARIRVFDPWLPRSIIEESGVEPASLQDVLTKSDFIFVAAAVTSENSKFLGTEAFASMRRGAAFILLSRADVVDFDALMAAVSSGHIVAASDVYPEEPLPPGHPVRNLNGFLRSAHRAGALDSAFKKMGDMVLEDMDLMDRGLPPMRCKRAERETVSRMRSKPVVVN from the coding sequence ATGACGAATACTGAACGGCCGCTGGCGATCAGCGCGCCCGAGCCGCGCACGCTCGATCTGATCTTCAGCGACAAGGCGCGCGCCGAACTGCATGCGAAATACGAGATCGTCGAGGCCGATCCCGAGAATGTCGCCGGACTCGGCGACGAGATCCTCGGAATCGCGCGCTACATCATCGGCCAGCCGCCGCTTTCGGCCGAAACGCTGGCCAGAATGCCGGCCTTGCGCTCGATCCTCAACGTCGAAAGCAATCTTCTCAACAACATGCCTTACGAGGTGCTCTTCCAGCGCGGCATCCATGTCGTTACCACAGGACAGGTCTTTGCCGAGCCGGTCGCCGAAATCGGCCTCGGTTTCGCGCTGGCTCTAGCGCGCGGCATCGTCGACGCGGATGTCGCTTTCCGCCAGGGCACGGAACTCTGGGGCGGCGAGGGGAATGCAAGCGCGCGGCTGATCGCCGGCTCCGAGATCGGCATCGTCGGCTTCGGCGATCTCGGCAAAGCGCTGCGCCGGGTTCTGTCCGGCTTCAGGGCGCGCATCCGGGTGTTCGATCCCTGGCTGCCGCGCTCGATCATCGAGGAAAGCGGCGTCGAGCCCGCAAGCCTTCAGGACGTCCTGACAAAGAGCGATTTCATTTTCGTCGCTGCCGCCGTCACCAGCGAAAACAGCAAATTTCTCGGCACCGAGGCCTTCGCCAGCATGCGCCGGGGCGCCGCCTTCATCCTGCTCAGCCGCGCCGATGTCGTCGATTTTGATGCGCTGATGGCGGCCGTCTCGTCAGGCCATATCGTGGCGGCGAGCGATGTCTACCCTGAAGAACCGTTGCCGCCCGGCCATCCGGTGCGCAATCTGAATGGCTTCCTCCGCTCGGCGCACCGGGCCGGTGCGCTCGACAGCGCCTTCAAGAAGATGGGCGACATGGTGCTCGAAGATATGGACCTGATGGACCGCGGCCTGCCGCCGATGCGCTGCAAGCGGGCGGAGCGCGAAACGGTTTCCCGCATGCGCTCCAAGCCTGTCGTGGTGAATTAA